One genomic region from Deltaproteobacteria bacterium encodes:
- a CDS encoding transglycosylase SLT domain-containing protein has protein sequence MTYSKKFRQIAFVLSLSISLYLLVFGIPSQIARHFRPDSATAAMIPPPEAEGANETAPSAGLSDFIQFKASGEAPFPADEAEKSLVAIKEEFERRFGVPFDEAWVSDSRQDRDPVHYSFPVPEAIRGMVDFWIQVFGRYDKDQYLFHHKDNVAIVYSAIDLSGLDDLTSGLSPSMAGALKDQFILEEKMRLRKMLLGLPQKISGGASLTPEEKRIADLFAREGPSSLSEAADPDNIDTQSGFKNRFLRAIRLSGLYMKEMENIFALKGLPVELTRIPFVESAFNINAVSSAEAVGLWQFIYPTGKRYLKIDSWADERLDPILSTYAAARHLANEYKLLGSWPLTVNAYNTGPGRLLRAREELKTDDIATIIKNFKDPGYQFFSRNYYPEFLAALYVYDNQETFFGPIEKLPPLQYELFMPQESINLKMLAEMVDVDPEVLRNLNPAIAEDVLNGDYSLPAGYLVKIPKNFGPLFARAAARYWRQIQTAEWHVVQEDETTASIADYYRIPLESLEEANNLIPGEPISPGMIIKLPRDSGASTDTGVAMTPEEGSHRAPTEQGGESEVGAEMKEENGIVNQL, from the coding sequence ATGACTTATTCCAAAAAATTCCGGCAAATCGCGTTCGTTCTCTCCCTTTCCATCAGCCTCTATCTGCTGGTTTTTGGAATTCCATCGCAGATTGCCCGCCATTTTCGTCCCGATTCTGCGACCGCGGCCATGATTCCGCCTCCGGAGGCCGAAGGGGCAAACGAAACGGCTCCCTCCGCCGGCTTGAGCGATTTCATCCAGTTCAAGGCGAGCGGCGAGGCGCCGTTTCCGGCGGACGAGGCGGAAAAATCGCTGGTCGCCATAAAAGAGGAATTCGAGCGCCGCTTTGGCGTCCCGTTTGACGAGGCATGGGTGTCCGACTCCCGGCAGGATCGCGACCCGGTCCATTATTCGTTCCCTGTTCCCGAGGCGATCCGTGGAATGGTCGATTTCTGGATTCAGGTTTTCGGCCGGTACGACAAGGACCAGTATCTTTTCCACCACAAGGACAATGTGGCCATTGTCTACTCCGCCATCGACTTGTCCGGCCTCGACGATCTGACCTCCGGCCTCTCCCCCTCCATGGCCGGCGCGCTCAAAGACCAGTTTATCCTTGAAGAAAAAATGCGCCTCCGCAAAATGCTTTTGGGCCTCCCCCAAAAAATTTCCGGCGGCGCCAGCTTGACCCCCGAGGAAAAACGGATCGCCGATCTTTTTGCCCGCGAAGGCCCTTCCTCGCTTTCGGAGGCGGCCGATCCGGACAATATCGACACGCAATCGGGATTCAAAAACCGTTTTCTCCGGGCCATCCGGCTTTCCGGCCTCTACATGAAGGAGATGGAAAATATTTTTGCGCTGAAGGGACTCCCGGTGGAACTGACCCGCATCCCCTTTGTGGAGTCGGCCTTCAACATCAATGCCGTCTCGTCGGCCGAGGCGGTGGGGCTTTGGCAATTCATCTACCCCACCGGAAAGCGCTACCTGAAAATCGACTCGTGGGCGGACGAGCGGCTCGACCCCATTCTTTCCACCTACGCGGCGGCCCGGCATCTGGCCAATGAATACAAACTGCTCGGCTCCTGGCCGCTGACCGTAAATGCATATAACACGGGCCCCGGCCGCCTGCTTCGCGCCAGGGAAGAGTTGAAAACGGACGACATCGCGACGATCATCAAAAATTTCAAGGATCCGGGCTACCAGTTTTTTTCGCGCAACTATTATCCCGAATTTTTGGCGGCGCTTTATGTTTACGACAATCAGGAGACGTTTTTCGGCCCGATTGAAAAACTTCCTCCCCTGCAATATGAGCTCTTCATGCCGCAGGAGAGCATCAACCTGAAAATGCTTGCGGAGATGGTGGATGTCGATCCCGAGGTCTTAAGAAATTTAAACCCCGCCATCGCGGAGGATGTGTTGAACGGCGACTATTCGCTCCCCGCAGGCTACCTGGTAAAAATCCCGAAAAATTTCGGCCCCCTCTTTGCCCGCGCGGCGGCCCGATACTGGAGGCAGATCCAGACCGCCGAATGGCATGTCGTGCAGGAGGACGAAACAACCGCCTCGATTGCCGATTACTACCGGATACCGTTGGAGAGCCTGGAAGAGGCGAACAACCTGATTCCCGGCGAACCGATTTCTCCCGGAATGATCATCAAACTCCCCCGCGACAGTGGTGCGTCAACCGATACCGGTGTGGCGATGACGCCGGAGGAGGGTTCCCACCGAGCGCCGACCGAGCAGGGAGGAGAGAGCGAGGTGGGAGCGGAGATGAAAGAGGAGAATGGGATAGTTAATCAACTCTGA